A stretch of Kyrpidia spormannii DNA encodes these proteins:
- a CDS encoding class I adenylate-forming enzyme family protein, producing MVRSPSERRRWLESRFPTWPRRTLTSHMQEMCREFADRPFIMTADRNYSYREVWQQARSVAKALLALGVKRRDHVALLMANEPEYVFVKFAVAMVGAVAVPLNTLLREDELHYMIRQSDSRWLVMHWSAGGMKHGPAVTRLLARMDDEGERKLQQVVYIGDGAGAREGAFLSWESFLQQSSSVSDQALEERMRQSEYPDEVSDIIYTSGTTGLPKGVMLTHDNFLRCAYSTTLSRAFEEGRRIFTPLPYYHVFAYEEGLLAVSFVGGAIISMPEFHPREALALMETHRATDFLCVPSMLVAILNHPDRERFDLGALHSLMCAAAPAPVPIWERAVKELGVREICTGYGGTEVTASTVHTEVGDPIDIVVSRVGRIKPAGSTGLPEFGGANVQYKVVDPYTGEDLPEGAVGELTARGNIVTRGYYNKPEETAAVIDKDGWFRTGDLGRIDENGYIEFLGRSKEMYKVSGENVSPKEVEEVISRHPAVGQVYVVGVPDPLTTEVGAAFIELKPGATLTRREVARWCQDRLAKFKVPRYVWFVEPGQWPMTGTGKIQKFKLQEMAQERLTQPASYREGRRQ from the coding sequence ATGGTACGCAGCCCTTCGGAGCGACGAAGGTGGCTCGAAAGTCGATTCCCCACCTGGCCCCGCCGGACACTCACATCCCACATGCAGGAAATGTGCCGGGAGTTCGCCGATCGCCCATTTATTATGACGGCCGACCGGAACTACAGCTACCGAGAAGTTTGGCAGCAAGCCCGGTCGGTGGCGAAGGCCCTGCTGGCCCTCGGCGTGAAGCGCCGGGACCACGTCGCCCTCCTGATGGCCAATGAACCCGAGTATGTGTTCGTGAAATTCGCCGTGGCCATGGTGGGAGCGGTGGCCGTTCCTTTAAACACCCTCCTGCGGGAAGATGAACTGCACTACATGATTCGCCAGTCAGACAGCCGCTGGCTCGTGATGCATTGGTCGGCAGGTGGGATGAAACACGGTCCTGCGGTGACCCGGCTCCTCGCTCGGATGGACGATGAAGGGGAACGTAAGCTCCAGCAAGTGGTGTACATCGGGGATGGCGCCGGTGCCCGGGAGGGTGCCTTTCTGTCTTGGGAATCCTTTTTACAGCAGTCTTCCTCCGTCTCGGACCAGGCCCTGGAAGAGCGAATGCGGCAGTCCGAGTATCCCGATGAAGTGAGCGATATCATTTATACATCCGGAACCACGGGACTTCCCAAGGGCGTGATGCTCACCCACGACAATTTTTTGCGCTGCGCGTACAGCACCACCCTCAGCCGAGCCTTTGAAGAAGGCCGGAGAATTTTTACCCCTTTGCCGTATTACCACGTCTTCGCTTACGAAGAAGGCCTGCTCGCTGTTTCTTTTGTCGGCGGCGCGATCATTTCGATGCCCGAGTTCCATCCCCGGGAGGCTCTCGCTCTCATGGAAACCCACCGAGCTACCGATTTCCTTTGCGTGCCGTCGATGCTTGTGGCGATCCTCAACCATCCGGACCGGGAACGATTTGACCTGGGAGCCCTTCATTCCCTCATGTGTGCCGCCGCCCCGGCGCCGGTGCCCATCTGGGAACGGGCGGTCAAGGAGCTGGGCGTCCGTGAAATTTGCACTGGCTACGGGGGAACGGAGGTGACAGCTTCCACTGTACACACCGAGGTCGGAGATCCCATCGATATTGTGGTCAGCCGGGTGGGACGGATCAAGCCGGCGGGGTCCACCGGCCTGCCGGAGTTCGGCGGGGCGAATGTCCAGTACAAAGTGGTCGATCCCTACACCGGCGAAGACCTGCCGGAAGGCGCCGTCGGGGAATTGACCGCCCGGGGCAACATCGTCACCCGGGGCTACTACAACAAGCCCGAAGAAACAGCGGCGGTGATCGATAAGGATGGCTGGTTCCGCACGGGAGATCTCGGTCGCATCGATGAAAACGGATATATCGAATTTCTCGGCCGCAGTAAGGAGATGTACAAAGTGTCTGGAGAAAACGTCTCACCAAAGGAAGTGGAAGAAGTGATTTCCCGCCATCCAGCCGTCGGCCAGGTGTACGTGGTGGGAGTGCCCGATCCCTTAACCACCGAGGTAGGAGCTGCTTTTATTGAACTCAAGCCCGGGGCTACCTTGACCCGGAGAGAGGTCGCTCGTTGGTGTCAAGACCGCTTGGCCAAATTCAAGGTCCCCCGGTACGTCTGGTTCGTGGAGCCCGGGCAGTGGCCAATGACGGGGACCGGAAAGATTCAGAAGTTCAAACTGCAAGAGATGGCCCAGGAGCGTCTCACTCAACCAGCTTCCTACCGAGAAGGGCGGCGGCAATGA
- a CDS encoding beta-ketoacyl-[acyl-carrier-protein] synthase family protein has protein sequence MRRNPVFTPVAVTGMGAVTPFGSGVQRLWNAIMGRRTAVGAPSDARIAHFSPAVAEVKDFSPMDHLPKKTVRDTDRSTQLALVAAAEAMADAGWTAEEDPFELRGVNANRTGIAWGTAFGGLPSYEEEAVRLAKHPEGRVGPRVVSKAIPNAAEAALAMHYGIRGPAMTYTTACAASANALGEALQWLWLGIVDQVVAGGSESLFTPTALGGLRSAGAVAMEGEGDLSTWCKPFDVDRTGMVMGEGAAALILEPLDRARARGAKVYAVLVGYGASNDAYHETAPHPDGTGAVLAMERALYSAGLGPADIDYINAHATATTAGDRAESLALRRVFGGHLNQIPVSSTKGGMGHLLGAAGAVESIVSIKSIETGWIPPTLHCRQPDPEAPPDLVLDGPRRRHIAVAMSNSFGFGGQNGVLIWADPGLFSR, from the coding sequence ATGAGGCGCAATCCTGTATTCACTCCCGTCGCCGTGACCGGGATGGGCGCGGTCACTCCTTTTGGCTCGGGCGTCCAGCGGCTGTGGAACGCGATCATGGGGCGCCGCACAGCGGTGGGAGCACCGTCTGACGCCCGCATCGCCCACTTTAGCCCCGCCGTGGCCGAAGTGAAAGATTTTTCACCCATGGACCATTTGCCCAAAAAAACGGTCCGGGACACGGATCGAAGCACCCAATTGGCCCTGGTGGCGGCCGCCGAAGCCATGGCCGACGCGGGTTGGACAGCGGAGGAGGATCCTTTCGAGTTGCGGGGAGTCAACGCCAATCGGACGGGGATCGCCTGGGGAACCGCTTTTGGCGGGCTTCCCAGCTATGAAGAGGAAGCGGTGCGGTTGGCGAAACATCCCGAGGGCCGGGTCGGGCCCCGGGTGGTTTCAAAGGCGATTCCCAATGCCGCCGAAGCGGCCCTGGCCATGCACTACGGAATCCGGGGCCCGGCGATGACCTACACCACGGCTTGCGCCGCTTCGGCGAACGCCCTGGGGGAAGCCCTTCAATGGCTCTGGCTGGGCATCGTTGACCAAGTGGTGGCGGGCGGTTCCGAGAGTCTTTTCACGCCCACGGCCTTGGGCGGCCTGCGCTCAGCCGGCGCCGTGGCCATGGAGGGAGAGGGAGATCTTTCCACTTGGTGTAAGCCCTTTGACGTGGACCGAACCGGAATGGTGATGGGAGAAGGAGCGGCAGCCCTGATCTTGGAACCTCTGGATCGGGCGAGGGCCCGGGGGGCAAAGGTCTACGCGGTCTTGGTGGGTTACGGGGCATCCAACGATGCATATCACGAGACAGCCCCACATCCCGACGGCACCGGCGCGGTGCTGGCAATGGAGCGGGCTCTGTACAGCGCAGGGCTGGGTCCGGCGGACATCGATTACATCAACGCCCATGCCACGGCCACCACCGCCGGGGATCGAGCCGAATCCCTGGCGTTGCGCCGGGTTTTCGGGGGACATCTCAACCAGATTCCGGTCAGTTCCACCAAGGGAGGGATGGGCCACCTCCTGGGAGCCGCCGGAGCGGTGGAGAGCATTGTTAGCATTAAGTCGATTGAGACCGGTTGGATTCCCCCCACTCTTCATTGTCGGCAGCCGGACCCGGAAGCACCTCCGGACTTGGTGTTGGACGGGCCCCGGAGGCGGCATATCGCCGTGGCTATGAGCAACTCTTTTGGATTTGGCGGTCAGAACGGGGTTCTGATCTGGGCCGACCCGGGATTGTTCAGTCGGTAA
- the ltrA gene encoding group II intron reverse transcriptase/maturase encodes MRSREGRRQPKTLNRDCPREEVVKPRGTVGEPSPSPAQSGASPRGDQGDGLMEKVVARGNMLAALKRVEQNKGAPGVDGIPTENLREQIQAEWPRIREELLAGTYRPQPVRRVEIPKLGGGQRMLGIPTVMDRLIQQALLQVLTPIFDPQFSEASYGFRPGRKAHDAVKKARQYVEEGYEWAVDMDLEKFFDRVNHDILMARVARKVTDKRVLKVIRRYLQAGIMVNGVVMEREEGTPQGGPPRPLLANILLDDLDKELEKRGHRFVRYADDANIYVRSRRAGERVLASIRKFLQERLKLKLNEQKSTVDRPWKLKFLGFSMYKRKAGEIRIRLARQSIDRVKTKIRALTARNQPIAMEERIRRLNTYLGGWIGYFALAETPSTFEEIEGWIRRRLRMCLWKQWKRVRTRYRELRALGLPEWVVHPFANARKGPWRMAHGPMNRALDNTYWQAQGLMSLTERYRRLSQAW; translated from the coding sequence ATGCGTTCGCGAGAAGGACGAAGACAGCCGAAAACCCTGAACAGGGACTGCCCACGGGAGGAAGTGGTGAAGCCACGGGGGACCGTGGGAGAGCCGAGCCCTTCTCCGGCACAAAGCGGAGCCTCACCTCGCGGAGATCAAGGTGACGGCCTGATGGAGAAGGTGGTGGCCAGGGGTAACATGCTGGCTGCCCTGAAGCGGGTGGAGCAGAACAAGGGCGCGCCCGGCGTGGACGGCATTCCCACGGAAAACCTCCGGGAACAGATCCAAGCCGAGTGGCCGCGCATCCGGGAAGAACTGCTCGCGGGGACCTACCGACCGCAGCCCGTGCGCCGGGTCGAAATCCCGAAACTCGGGGGAGGCCAGCGGATGCTGGGGATCCCCACCGTGATGGACCGCCTGATCCAACAGGCCCTCCTGCAAGTGCTGACACCGATCTTTGATCCGCAATTTTCGGAGGCCAGCTACGGGTTCCGTCCCGGGAGAAAGGCCCACGACGCGGTCAAGAAGGCGAGGCAGTATGTGGAAGAAGGATACGAATGGGCCGTGGACATGGACCTGGAAAAGTTCTTCGACCGGGTGAATCATGACATCCTGATGGCCCGGGTCGCCCGGAAGGTCACGGATAAACGAGTACTCAAGGTCATTCGCCGATACCTCCAGGCAGGGATCATGGTGAACGGGGTGGTCATGGAAAGGGAGGAAGGGACGCCACAGGGCGGGCCGCCCCGTCCACTGTTGGCGAATATCCTTCTGGATGACCTGGATAAAGAACTGGAAAAGAGGGGCCACAGGTTCGTCCGGTATGCGGATGATGCCAACATCTACGTTCGAAGCAGACGGGCGGGGGAGAGAGTCCTGGCCAGTATCCGGAAATTCCTGCAGGAGCGGTTAAAACTCAAGCTTAACGAGCAGAAGAGCACGGTGGACCGACCGTGGAAACTCAAGTTTCTGGGGTTCAGCATGTACAAACGCAAAGCCGGGGAAATCCGGATTCGCCTGGCCAGGCAGTCGATCGACCGGGTCAAGACCAAGATCCGAGCCCTCACGGCGAGGAACCAACCGATCGCCATGGAGGAACGAATCCGACGGCTGAATACGTACCTGGGCGGCTGGATCGGATACTTTGCCCTGGCCGAAACGCCGAGCACATTCGAAGAAATCGAAGGATGGATCCGGCGGAGGCTGCGGATGTGTCTCTGGAAACAGTGGAAACGGGTGCGGACGCGATACCGTGAACTGCGCGCACTGGGGTTGCCGGAGTGGGTGGTACACCCATTCGCCAATGCCCGCAAAGGGCCGTGGCGAATGGCCCATGGGCCGATGAATCGAGCCCTGGACAACACCTACTGGCAGGCTCAAGGTCTGATGAGTTTAACCGAACGTTACCGAAGGCTCAGTCAAGCTTGGTGA
- a CDS encoding N-acetyltransferase, whose translation MELRKAVVEDVDAMYVLIDYYAQQGLLLPRSRLSLYESLQCFSVAVEGERLLGVAGLHILWADLAEIRSLAVAPDARGQGIGGLLVDRLSEEARHLGIPQVLALTYQRRFFEKCGFYPVEKQTLPHKVWKDCVTCSKFATCDEAAYLRVVTPDVSPRLRVSPAIQVTQP comes from the coding sequence ATGGAATTGAGGAAAGCTGTGGTTGAAGACGTCGACGCCATGTATGTCTTGATCGATTATTATGCACAACAAGGGTTGCTTCTCCCGCGTTCCCGGCTGTCCTTGTACGAATCCCTCCAATGCTTCAGTGTGGCGGTGGAGGGTGAACGACTGCTGGGGGTCGCGGGGTTGCACATCCTTTGGGCAGATTTGGCGGAGATCCGGTCCTTGGCGGTGGCGCCGGACGCCCGGGGGCAGGGGATCGGGGGTCTGTTGGTGGATCGGTTGTCGGAAGAGGCCCGGCATCTAGGTATCCCCCAGGTACTCGCTTTGACCTATCAGCGGCGTTTCTTTGAAAAATGCGGGTTCTACCCCGTGGAGAAGCAGACCCTGCCTCACAAAGTCTGGAAGGATTGTGTCACCTGCAGCAAATTCGCCACCTGCGATGAAGCCGCATATTTGCGGGTGGTCACGCCGGATGTCTCTCCCCGGCTACGCGTTTCTCCGGCCATCCAAGTGACGCAGCCTTAG
- a CDS encoding acetyl-CoA C-acetyltransferase, with translation MREAVIVSGVRTAVGKAPKGALRETRPEDLAGLVVAEALRRVPQVEPAEVEDVIIGCAIPEAEQGMNLGRIVALRAGLPTSVPGVTVNRFCSSGLQTIAMAAERIMAGFADVIVAGGVESMSLVPMTGHTVRPNPYLVEHYPQVYLSMGLTAEQVARRFDVSREDQDAFALRSHQRAARAIDEGLFRDEIVPVPVTRTVVGEDGKVVKTSFEFVEDEGVRRDTSMEALAQLRPAFAKDGTVTAGNSSQTSDGAAAVVVMSAERAAQLGLEPKLIFRSFAVGGVDPDIMGIGPVEAVPKALKKAGLSIDDIDLFELNEAFAAQSLAVMRKLGMDPEKTNVNGGAIALGHPLGCTGSKLTVSLMNEMRRRGSRYGVVTMCIGGGMGAAGVFERP, from the coding sequence ATGCGGGAAGCAGTGATTGTGTCCGGGGTGCGCACCGCGGTGGGCAAGGCGCCGAAGGGTGCCTTGCGCGAAACCCGGCCGGAGGACCTCGCGGGGCTCGTGGTGGCCGAAGCCCTGCGCCGGGTGCCGCAGGTGGAACCCGCCGAAGTGGAGGATGTGATCATCGGTTGCGCCATTCCTGAAGCAGAACAGGGGATGAACCTCGGGCGGATCGTGGCCTTGAGAGCGGGTTTGCCGACATCGGTGCCCGGAGTGACTGTCAATCGATTCTGTTCATCGGGGCTTCAGACGATCGCCATGGCGGCGGAGCGAATCATGGCCGGATTTGCAGACGTGATCGTGGCCGGGGGCGTGGAGAGCATGAGCCTGGTCCCCATGACCGGCCACACCGTGCGCCCAAATCCCTATCTGGTCGAACATTATCCCCAGGTGTATTTGTCCATGGGGCTCACCGCTGAGCAGGTGGCCCGGAGGTTTGACGTGAGCCGGGAGGATCAGGATGCTTTTGCGCTCCGCAGCCATCAGCGGGCCGCCCGGGCGATTGACGAGGGACTGTTTCGTGACGAGATTGTTCCGGTCCCGGTGACCCGCACGGTGGTGGGTGAGGACGGCAAAGTGGTGAAAACGTCCTTTGAGTTCGTCGAAGACGAAGGGGTGCGCCGGGATACCTCCATGGAGGCTTTGGCGCAACTGCGTCCGGCCTTTGCCAAGGACGGCACCGTGACAGCGGGCAATTCCTCCCAGACCAGTGACGGCGCGGCGGCGGTGGTGGTCATGTCCGCCGAACGGGCGGCGCAGCTCGGCTTGGAGCCAAAACTGATTTTCCGCAGTTTTGCCGTGGGGGGTGTCGACCCGGATATCATGGGCATCGGGCCCGTAGAGGCGGTGCCCAAAGCCCTGAAAAAGGCCGGCCTGTCCATCGACGACATCGATCTTTTTGAGCTCAACGAAGCATTTGCCGCCCAGTCCCTGGCGGTGATGCGGAAACTCGGGATGGATCCGGAAAAGACCAATGTCAACGGAGGGGCCATCGCTTTGGGCCATCCCCTGGGCTGCACCGGCTCGAAGTTGACCGTCTCCCTGATGAACGAGATGCGCCGCCGGGGCAGCCGCTACGGGGTGGTTACTATGTGTATCGGAGGAGGCATGGGGGCGGCCGGAGTATTTGAACGCCCCTAG
- a CDS encoding acyl-CoA dehydrogenase family protein — protein sequence MEEQKKVKGGEFLVGPVDPASVFTPEDFTEEHRMIAKTTYDFCVGEVQPRDAEIEAQNFDVTVGLLKKAGELGLLGADVPEEYGGLGLDKISSTLITEYVTYGGAFALSHGAHVGIGTLPIVYFGNKAQKEKYLPKLASGEWLSAYALTEPTSGSDALGAKTTAVLNAEGTHYILNGTKQFITNAGFADLFIVYAKVDGEKFTAFIVERGFPGVSTGPEEKKMGIKGSSTRQLILEDVPVPVENVLGQIGKGHLIAFNILNIGRYKLAAGCVGSSKIALAMSAKYAKERSQFGKPIAEFPLIQNKLATMAVRTFAAESVIYRTVGLFDRQLQDFDLTQDEVGMQAAAAIGEYALECSINKVFGSEVLDAVADENVQIHGGYGFIAEYGAERIYRDSRINRIFEGTNEINRMLIPGMLMRKVMKGELPLLQKAQQLQGELMSGSVAGVEDGGFLGVERGLIEQAKKIFLLAAGTAVQKYQAKLEQEQEVLAGLADLVIDIFAMESAVLRAVKFAQAQGEEKAGLMADMARCQVYEGFDHLETTARSVLAAVEEGQTLAMMLAGLRKLARRTPVNIAALKRRIAARILDAEKYVVQ from the coding sequence ATGGAAGAACAAAAAAAGGTCAAGGGTGGAGAATTTTTGGTGGGCCCGGTGGATCCCGCCAGTGTGTTTACACCGGAGGATTTTACCGAGGAGCACCGCATGATCGCCAAGACCACTTACGATTTTTGCGTCGGCGAGGTGCAACCCCGGGATGCCGAGATCGAAGCCCAGAATTTTGACGTCACTGTCGGGTTGTTGAAAAAGGCTGGCGAGCTGGGGCTGCTTGGCGCGGATGTCCCCGAGGAATACGGGGGCCTTGGACTGGACAAGATCAGTTCCACCCTGATTACTGAGTATGTCACCTATGGCGGGGCCTTCGCCCTTTCCCATGGGGCTCACGTCGGCATCGGGACCCTTCCCATCGTGTATTTCGGCAATAAGGCCCAGAAGGAAAAATATCTTCCAAAGCTCGCGTCCGGCGAGTGGCTGTCCGCTTACGCCCTGACCGAACCCACCTCGGGATCGGACGCCCTCGGGGCGAAGACCACGGCGGTGTTAAATGCTGAAGGTACCCACTATATCCTCAACGGCACGAAGCAGTTTATCACCAACGCCGGGTTTGCCGACCTGTTTATCGTCTATGCCAAGGTGGACGGGGAAAAATTCACCGCCTTCATCGTCGAGCGCGGATTCCCCGGGGTTTCCACCGGTCCGGAAGAGAAGAAGATGGGGATCAAGGGCTCTTCCACCCGGCAGCTCATCCTTGAAGATGTGCCGGTTCCGGTGGAGAATGTGTTGGGCCAGATCGGCAAGGGCCATCTGATCGCCTTCAATATCCTGAACATCGGCCGTTACAAATTGGCCGCGGGCTGTGTCGGGTCTTCGAAGATCGCCCTGGCCATGTCTGCAAAATACGCCAAGGAACGAAGCCAATTCGGCAAACCAATCGCCGAGTTTCCGCTCATTCAGAACAAATTGGCCACCATGGCGGTTCGCACCTTTGCGGCGGAGTCTGTGATTTACCGGACGGTGGGGTTGTTTGACAGGCAGCTGCAGGATTTTGACCTCACCCAGGACGAGGTGGGCATGCAGGCCGCTGCGGCCATCGGGGAGTACGCTTTGGAATGTTCCATCAATAAGGTGTTCGGCTCCGAGGTGCTCGACGCCGTGGCGGATGAGAACGTCCAGATTCACGGCGGCTACGGCTTTATCGCTGAATACGGTGCCGAGCGCATCTACCGGGATTCCCGGATCAATCGAATTTTTGAGGGGACGAATGAGATCAACCGCATGTTGATCCCCGGCATGTTGATGCGCAAGGTCATGAAGGGCGAGCTGCCCCTGCTGCAAAAAGCCCAGCAGCTGCAGGGTGAACTCATGTCCGGGAGTGTTGCCGGGGTGGAGGACGGCGGATTCCTGGGAGTCGAGCGGGGCCTGATCGAACAGGCGAAGAAGATTTTCCTTCTGGCGGCGGGCACAGCAGTGCAAAAATATCAGGCGAAGTTGGAACAGGAACAAGAAGTCCTCGCTGGTTTGGCCGATTTGGTCATCGACATCTTTGCCATGGAAAGCGCGGTGCTGCGAGCGGTGAAATTCGCCCAGGCCCAGGGGGAAGAGAAGGCCGGGCTCATGGCGGATATGGCCCGTTGCCAGGTTTATGAAGGGTTTGACCACTTGGAGACGACCGCCCGGTCGGTTCTTGCGGCGGTGGAAGAGGGGCAAACTCTCGCGATGATGCTGGCGGGGCTGAGGAAACTGGCCCGGAGGACTCCGGTGAACATCGCGGCCCTGAAGCGGCGGATTGCGGCCCGGATTCTCGATGCCGAAAAATACGTGGTTCAGTGA
- a CDS encoding LSm family protein, with the protein MADAAWAQQHGLRIPFPVDWDWCRRWKGQWVEVRTRTAVYRGTLVEVVEKGLYLRVHEALATEGETREESSGLRRVNPFVLFIPFAALLALTPLILSQPGPGGPPYGPGGPPYGPGGPPYGPPPGAGGYGGGYGGGYGGGYGGGYGGGWGGPPPGPPPGYGKPWTW; encoded by the coding sequence ATGGCTGACGCCGCATGGGCGCAGCAACACGGACTGCGAATTCCCTTTCCCGTGGATTGGGACTGGTGCCGCAGATGGAAGGGACAATGGGTCGAAGTACGGACCCGGACAGCGGTGTATCGCGGCACTTTGGTGGAAGTGGTGGAAAAAGGTCTGTATCTGCGCGTGCACGAAGCTCTGGCAACAGAGGGAGAAACCCGGGAGGAAAGTTCGGGTTTGCGCCGCGTCAACCCGTTTGTGTTATTCATCCCTTTTGCAGCGCTGTTGGCACTGACACCTTTGATTCTATCCCAACCCGGCCCCGGCGGTCCGCCGTACGGCCCCGGTGGTCCGCCCTATGGTCCGGGCGGTCCTCCTTACGGGCCTCCGCCGGGGGCCGGTGGGTATGGTGGCGGATACGGCGGGGGGTACGGCGGGGGATATGGGGGCGGTTACGGCGGGGGCTGGGGAGGCCCCCCGCCCGGCCCGCCGCCGGGGTATGGCAAGCCCTGGACCTGGTGA
- a CDS encoding 3-hydroxyacyl-CoA dehydrogenase/enoyl-CoA hydratase family protein, protein MTTTINRVAVLGSGVMGAAIAAHLAGVGLEVELLDMVPSSLTEAEKAKGLTLSDPEVRLRIVRTGLERALKARPAAFYTQRAADRIRIGNFEDHLDRIADCQWIIEVIVENLEAKRALLKHVEAYRRPGTVVSSNTSGVSITKMAEGRSEEFQAHFLGTHFFNPPRYMKLLEIIPTAKTRPDVVEDMCQFATRVLGKGVVVAKDTPNFIANRIGTYGLLATVQAMLEDGYTVEDVDAVFGPAMGRPKSAVFRTLDLVGIDTFVHVAHNVRDSVSTPEEKAAFEVPPFILEMVKRGWIGEKAGQGIYKRVKSEAGREILTLDPSTMEYRPRKKAEYPSLTQAKYATSLGDKIRALLFGKDRASALAWKVTKKTLLYTASKIPEIADDILAVDRAMKWGFNWELGPFELWDLIGVREAVERMRAEGEAIPPLVEDLLAQGLDSWYHKEPGQVGRFMPDKEVRYTEEPKEWIHLPRLREEGKVVMENSGAALYDLGDGVACLEFRSPHNAIGPDVVEMMFKAAEEVSKNWRGLVIGNQAKNFSVGANLFLILMGVQEEEWDEVEMAVSQFQQANMRLKYLDKPVVAAPFAMTLGGGAEVCFAASRVQASAETYMGLVETGVGVIPGGGGTKELLLRAIEGVPEKSGVDLQPLVNRTFETIAMAKVSTSAAEAKEMGFLRAGDGISVNPDTLLYDAKRKVLQLAENGYRPPVRRKIPVVGEPGYAVMAVGAYTLRMGGYISEHDEKIAKKLAWVLAGGSVPAGTLVSEQYLLDLEREAFLSLAGEPKTQERMAYMLKHNKPLRN, encoded by the coding sequence ATGACCACAACGATCAACCGAGTTGCGGTTCTGGGCTCCGGCGTGATGGGAGCGGCCATCGCAGCGCATCTGGCGGGGGTGGGCCTCGAGGTGGAATTGCTCGACATGGTCCCTTCGTCCCTCACAGAGGCAGAAAAGGCCAAAGGGTTGACCCTGAGTGACCCGGAAGTTCGCCTGCGAATTGTCCGAACAGGGCTCGAGCGGGCTCTCAAAGCGAGACCGGCGGCATTTTATACCCAGCGGGCGGCGGACCGGATCCGGATTGGTAATTTCGAAGACCATCTGGATCGCATTGCGGACTGCCAATGGATTATCGAAGTGATCGTGGAAAATCTCGAAGCCAAGCGAGCACTTCTCAAGCATGTTGAAGCCTATCGGCGCCCCGGCACGGTGGTCAGTTCGAATACCTCCGGCGTGTCCATCACGAAGATGGCGGAAGGGCGATCCGAAGAGTTTCAAGCCCATTTTTTGGGCACTCACTTTTTCAACCCGCCCCGGTATATGAAATTGCTGGAGATCATCCCCACGGCGAAAACCCGGCCCGACGTGGTGGAGGACATGTGTCAGTTTGCCACTCGGGTACTGGGCAAAGGCGTCGTCGTGGCCAAGGACACGCCGAATTTTATCGCCAACCGCATCGGCACCTACGGACTTCTCGCCACGGTCCAGGCCATGTTAGAGGACGGGTACACTGTGGAAGATGTGGATGCCGTGTTCGGTCCGGCCATGGGTCGACCCAAGAGCGCGGTCTTTCGGACCTTGGACCTTGTCGGCATTGACACCTTTGTGCACGTGGCGCACAACGTCCGGGATAGTGTTTCCACCCCGGAGGAGAAAGCGGCTTTCGAGGTCCCGCCTTTCATTCTAGAGATGGTGAAGCGTGGTTGGATTGGAGAGAAGGCGGGCCAGGGAATTTATAAACGGGTCAAGAGCGAGGCCGGACGGGAGATCCTGACCCTGGATCCGTCGACGATGGAGTACCGGCCGAGAAAGAAGGCGGAGTATCCGTCTCTAACCCAGGCCAAGTATGCCACGTCCCTTGGCGACAAGATTCGGGCGCTACTGTTCGGCAAGGATCGGGCATCGGCGCTCGCCTGGAAGGTGACAAAGAAGACGCTGCTTTACACGGCCTCGAAGATCCCCGAGATTGCCGATGACATCTTGGCGGTGGATCGGGCGATGAAGTGGGGGTTCAACTGGGAACTGGGTCCCTTCGAACTGTGGGACCTGATCGGGGTGCGCGAGGCGGTGGAGCGCATGAGGGCCGAAGGAGAGGCGATCCCCCCACTGGTGGAAGATCTTCTGGCCCAGGGTCTGGACAGTTGGTATCACAAGGAGCCCGGCCAGGTCGGGCGGTTTATGCCGGATAAAGAAGTGCGGTACACGGAAGAACCGAAAGAGTGGATCCATCTTCCTCGGCTGAGGGAAGAGGGCAAGGTGGTGATGGAGAACAGCGGGGCGGCCCTGTACGATCTGGGGGACGGGGTGGCCTGCCTGGAGTTTCGGTCACCACATAACGCCATCGGCCCGGATGTGGTGGAGATGATGTTCAAAGCCGCGGAAGAGGTCTCGAAAAACTGGCGGGGCCTCGTGATCGGAAACCAGGCGAAAAACTTCTCCGTCGGCGCCAACCTGTTTCTCATCCTCATGGGGGTCCAGGAAGAGGAATGGGACGAGGTGGAGATGGCCGTCAGCCAGTTCCAACAGGCCAACATGCGCCTGAAGTATCTCGACAAACCGGTGGTGGCGGCGCCTTTTGCCATGACTCTCGGCGGCGGGGCCGAGGTGTGTTTTGCGGCGTCCAGGGTGCAAGCATCGGCAGAGACCTATATGGGCCTGGTGGAGACCGGGGTGGGCGTGATTCCCGGGGGAGGAGGTACTAAGGAGTTGCTCCTTCGAGCCATCGAGGGCGTCCCGGAAAAAAGCGGGGTAGACCTGCAGCCTCTCGTCAATCGTACCTTTGAAACCATCGCCATGGCCAAGGTCAGCACCAGTGCCGCGGAGGCCAAGGAGATGGGATTTCTGCGAGCCGGCGACGGCATCTCGGTCAACCCTGACACCTTGTTGTACGATGCCAAGCGCAAAGTCCTTCAGTTGGCGGAGAACGGGTACCGGCCTCCCGTCAGGAGAAAGATCCCGGTCGTGGGAGAACCCGGCTATGCCGTCATGGCGGTGGGGGCGTACACTCTGCGCATGGGCGGATATATCAGCGAACACGACGAGAAGATTGCGAAAAAGTTGGCCTGGGTGTTGGCGGGCGGAAGTGTGCCCGCAGGGACTCTCGTATCGGAACAGTACCTGCTCGATCTGGAAAGGGAGGCGTTTTTGTCCCTGGCCGGGGAGCCCAAGACACAGGAGCGAATGGCATATATGCTCAAACACAATAAACCGCTGCGGAATTAG